The sequence TTGCAACAGCTCCTGACGCAAACGGAGTGGGGTGAACTGGATTATCTGGTGGTTGATATGCCCCCGGGCACCGGTGATATCCAGCTGACTCTTTCCCAGCAGGTACCCCTGGCCGGTGCAGTGATTGTCACCACGCCGCAGGATCTGGCGTTGCTGGATGCCAAGAAGGGCGTTGAAATGTTCCAGAAAGTGAATGTGCCGGTATTGGGTATCGTGGAAAATATGGCGGTACATATTTGCAGTCAGTGCGGTCATTCTGAACACCTGTTTGGGGAAGGAGGTGGTGCCAGCATATCTGACCTGTACAACACCGACTTGCTGGTCTCCATGCCCTTATCGATGAGCATTCGCGAGCAGGTTGATAAGGGGCAGCCGACCGTTGCCGCAGAGCCCGATGGACAGCTCGCAACCCTTTATCGGGAAGTCGCCCGTCAAGTGGGAGCGACCTTGTCGATTCGAGCCGCTTTAGCTGTTGCTGCTCCTACGATCTCTATCAGCGAAGACTAAGCAGAAAGGGCAAGGTGTAATACGAAGCATCTGAAATGCTGCCGTTGAATACCCTGCCTTTTTTTTCTGCACATTCTGGTCTCTGCATCGAATGGATTATTTGTTACTGGCAGGTGCCGCTTTTCTGGCGGCGACCCTGGTGCCATTTTCTTCTGAAGCCTTACTGTCGGCCATGCAGTTGCAAGGGTATAACCTCTATGGCCTTTGGCTGGCAGCAACTCTGGGTAATACCCTGGGGTCCTGTGTTAATTGGCAGCTGGGTCGTTATCTGCTTCATTTTCGTGACCGGCGCTGGTTCCCGTTTACAGAGGATCAGTTGCAACGAGCGCAGGGTCAGTTTAACCGCTGGGGGTTGTGGTCGTTGTTGCTGAGCTGGGTGCCGCTGATTGGTGATCCCATTACCTTTGTGGCAGGGGTTTTTCGGGTTCGCTTTATCATTTTTATTGCTCTCGTCGCCTTGGCAAAAGCACTGCGCTACGCGGTGGTTATCGGCATTACCAATGGCCTTGTGTCGGTCTGGTAGCTTTTTCGGTCCTTCAATACTTGAGTTTTTTGATATGCATCAAACGCTTCTCTTAGGGGCGTTTGATGCATATCAATGAGAAAAACCGATCAAGGGGGCACACTCGTACGCTATATGGTCTTTAAGGGTTTGTTGTCTGGGGCCCACTTTTGGATTTTGAGCAACCTATGAGTGAAAAGATTGTAAGCATGGCACAGCATCGTCAATTACA is a genomic window of Aestuariirhabdus haliotis containing:
- a CDS encoding YqaA family protein, coding for MDYLLLAGAAFLAATLVPFSSEALLSAMQLQGYNLYGLWLAATLGNTLGSCVNWQLGRYLLHFRDRRWFPFTEDQLQRAQGQFNRWGLWSLLLSWVPLIGDPITFVAGVFRVRFIIFIALVALAKALRYAVVIGITNGLVSVW